A genomic stretch from Chitinophaga agri includes:
- a CDS encoding ParM/StbA family protein: MKVSPISFPSVFETAFGNTENSSKDLLNGLKIKKDENWYIVGNLARRGGVNPGRITNAAPQEDDYEILFKAAMVNVLDKVQQPLSVTMGFPFSTYNIYKGAAEQFLNKRHFLIEYDTHTFNNRGAIKKGMLDIERFEVIPEIVGGIIGLKKTVNDPKDNFIAVSFGFGTIEGGMATADGLIHRTCFSSHGIKYAINNLARELNKQYYLDMKNEHQLDDAFMKGSIFTNRKRIDLKDIRKALLTQYYKEVVSPLMRNYFTDQDFENCSKIYLMGGGAHYKELTDAFVAEFKDFIPVEVAPNPENLVSIGYLYNSLRMSDDKHHRSVGLDLGNASSIISIFEEETVSAGPNL; encoded by the coding sequence ATGAAAGTATCACCTATCAGCTTTCCCAGTGTGTTTGAAACCGCGTTCGGCAACACGGAAAACTCCTCCAAAGACCTGTTGAACGGGCTGAAGATTAAAAAAGATGAAAACTGGTATATTGTCGGAAACCTGGCCAGACGTGGTGGTGTCAATCCCGGGCGTATCACCAATGCGGCGCCGCAGGAAGACGACTATGAAATCCTGTTTAAAGCTGCGATGGTCAATGTACTGGACAAAGTACAGCAACCGCTGTCCGTTACTATGGGCTTCCCTTTTTCCACCTATAATATCTATAAAGGTGCCGCTGAGCAGTTCCTCAACAAACGTCACTTCCTGATAGAATACGATACGCATACTTTCAATAACAGGGGCGCGATTAAAAAAGGCATGCTGGATATTGAACGCTTTGAGGTGATCCCGGAGATCGTGGGAGGTATTATCGGTTTAAAGAAAACAGTCAACGATCCTAAAGACAATTTCATTGCTGTCAGCTTTGGATTCGGTACGATCGAAGGTGGTATGGCCACGGCTGATGGCCTGATACACCGTACCTGCTTCAGCTCACATGGTATTAAATACGCCATCAACAACCTGGCCCGTGAACTGAACAAGCAGTACTACCTCGACATGAAAAATGAGCATCAGCTGGATGATGCCTTCATGAAAGGATCTATCTTTACGAACAGGAAACGTATTGACCTGAAGGATATCCGCAAGGCGCTGCTAACACAATACTACAAGGAAGTGGTCTCTCCGCTGATGAGAAACTACTTTACCGATCAGGATTTTGAAAACTGCAGCAAGATATACCTGATGGGTGGCGGTGCTCACTATAAAGAGCTGACTGACGCATTCGTGGCTGAGTTCAAAGATTTCATCCCGGTGGAGGTCGCCCCTAACCCGGAGAATCTGGTAAGTATCGGTTACCTGTATAACTCGCTGAGAATGTCAGATGATAAACATCATCGTAGTGTAGGACTTGACCTCGGCAACGCCTCCTCTATCATTTCCATTTTTGAAGAAGAAACTGTATCTGCTGGCCCAAACTTGTGA
- a CDS encoding bactofilin family protein, producing MKKKLYLLAQTCDVLPLKDLIKKALGKDMFLIPSQVSVQGTIESIVPGRVDGNVKGDVRTAGMLVIGKNASIRGNVYATDLVTYGKVYGDLFVTNKAVVGNKAYVKGDVTALILEVEQDAVIEGAIRKHPTEAADVVPPVTEEDEPKPQAEEDEEKATTWF from the coding sequence TTGAAGAAGAAACTGTATCTGCTGGCCCAAACTTGTGATGTGCTTCCCCTGAAAGACTTAATAAAAAAGGCCCTTGGAAAGGACATGTTCCTTATCCCCAGCCAGGTGTCCGTGCAAGGCACTATAGAATCTATTGTACCCGGACGTGTCGATGGCAATGTGAAAGGAGATGTCCGGACAGCGGGTATGCTGGTGATCGGTAAGAATGCCAGTATCCGCGGGAATGTTTACGCCACTGATCTCGTTACCTATGGTAAAGTATATGGAGATCTATTTGTCACCAATAAAGCCGTTGTCGGTAATAAAGCCTATGTAAAAGGCGACGTCACCGCGCTGATCCTCGAAGTGGAGCAGGACGCTGTCATTGAAGGCGCTATCCGTAAGCATCCAACAGAAGCAGCGGATGTTGTGCCCCCGGTGACAGAGGAAGATGAACCGAAGCCACAGGCGGAAGAAGATGAAGAGAAAGCCACTACGTGGTTTTGA
- a CDS encoding NADH:flavin oxidoreductase/NADH oxidase: MAALFSPLQIRDVTFRNRITISPMCEYTAKDGFANDWHLVHLGSRAVGGAGLIITEAVAVSPEGRISPSDLGLWDDAHIAGLKRITDFISAQGAVPGIQLAHAGRKSSTAVPWKGIQLVPVEQGGWKEIYAPSAIPFSEKYGHPIALTKEEIKRITADFKAAAKRSLEAGFKVAELHGAHGYLLHQFLSPLSNQRTDEYGGDFTNRIRFLLETVDAVREVWPATLPLFVRLSATDWAEGGWDLEQTTTLALILKDRGVDLIDTSSGGLTHHQKITVGPLYQTPFAEHIRKETGILTGAVGMITTAEEAESIIVEGKADLVLIARESLRNPYFPLHAAHTLKDESFVWPVQYERAKWRH, from the coding sequence ATGGCAGCATTATTTTCACCGTTACAGATACGAGACGTTACATTCAGGAACAGGATCACTATTTCTCCGATGTGCGAATACACTGCAAAAGATGGATTCGCGAATGACTGGCACCTGGTACACCTGGGGAGCAGGGCGGTAGGCGGAGCCGGTCTTATTATAACAGAAGCAGTAGCAGTTAGTCCGGAAGGTAGGATCTCTCCAAGTGACCTGGGCCTGTGGGACGATGCGCATATTGCAGGCTTAAAACGCATTACTGACTTCATTTCGGCACAGGGTGCCGTACCTGGTATACAACTGGCCCATGCAGGTCGCAAATCAAGCACAGCGGTGCCGTGGAAAGGTATTCAGCTGGTGCCGGTAGAACAGGGTGGCTGGAAAGAGATCTATGCACCCAGCGCGATCCCTTTTTCTGAGAAATATGGTCACCCGATAGCATTGACAAAAGAAGAGATCAAACGTATCACTGCCGATTTTAAAGCCGCTGCCAAACGCTCGCTGGAAGCTGGTTTTAAAGTAGCAGAACTGCATGGAGCACACGGTTATCTGTTACACCAGTTCCTGTCGCCGCTCAGTAATCAGCGTACAGATGAATACGGAGGTGATTTCACCAACCGGATCAGGTTCCTGCTGGAGACGGTGGATGCGGTGAGAGAAGTATGGCCGGCCACACTGCCGCTGTTCGTAAGACTGTCAGCGACTGACTGGGCCGAAGGCGGCTGGGATCTGGAACAAACCACCACGCTGGCCCTTATCCTCAAGGACAGAGGTGTTGACCTCATCGATACCTCTTCCGGGGGTTTGACACATCATCAGAAGATTACAGTCGGCCCTTTATACCAGACGCCATTTGCGGAACATATCCGTAAAGAAACGGGTATCCTGACGGGGGCTGTTGGTATGATCACCACAGCGGAAGAAGCCGAGTCGATCATCGTGGAAGGCAAAGCCGACCTGGTGCTAATAGCGAGAGAGTCATTGAGGAATCCTTATTTCCCGTTACATGCGGCGCATACACTGAAAGATGAATCGTTTGTATGGCCAGTACAGTATGAGCGAGCCAAATGGAGACATTAA
- a CDS encoding cold-shock protein, giving the protein MVTKFQGTVKFFNETKGYGFIIHEESDKESFVHVNGLIHEIQADDRVEFELQEGRKGMNAVNVRRID; this is encoded by the coding sequence ATGGTTACAAAATTCCAGGGAACTGTAAAGTTCTTCAACGAGACAAAAGGCTATGGCTTCATCATCCATGAAGAATCCGATAAGGAGTCTTTTGTTCACGTTAATGGTCTCATTCACGAAATCCAGGCGGATGACAGAGTAGAGTTCGAACTGCAGGAAGGCCGTAAAGGTATGAACGCTGTTAACGTTAGACGTATCGACTAA
- a CDS encoding family 20 glycosylhydrolase — MKNVLLLCLLGAALTAFTSSSRQTSTMEAPVPDSIMPIRGFCIAAPRKASLDAFIKFIREELATRKVNTLVLRVEYNYEYESYPELRDPEALSKADVKKLVKVCRDNNINLIPQLNLLGHQSWASHTNNLLVKFPQFDETPWVKMPEKYEWPNEDGLYCKSYCPLHPDVHAVVFKLMDELCDVFESKSYHAGLDEVFYIGEAKCPRCGGRDKAELFAGEVTRMRNHLAEKGRTLWIWGDRLIDGKTTGIGMWEGSLNNTYRAIDMIPKDVMICDWHYDRADKTPVYFAMKGLSVITCPWRKPAFASQQVKDMLEYRASATGVMKERYQGMMQTVWSGAEDFMEEYYGRKAPRADQSGKPVDTLNTQSRCFRQLFADINRAAL, encoded by the coding sequence ATGAAAAATGTGCTCCTGCTTTGCCTGTTGGGCGCAGCACTCACTGCTTTCACGTCATCATCCCGTCAGACAAGCACTATGGAAGCACCTGTACCAGACAGTATTATGCCTATCAGGGGATTCTGTATTGCAGCGCCTAGAAAAGCTTCACTGGACGCGTTTATCAAGTTCATCAGGGAGGAACTGGCCACCCGTAAGGTCAATACGCTGGTGCTGCGTGTCGAGTATAATTACGAGTATGAGAGCTATCCCGAACTGCGGGACCCGGAGGCGTTATCCAAAGCAGATGTAAAAAAGCTGGTAAAGGTATGCCGTGACAATAACATCAACCTGATACCCCAGCTGAACTTACTGGGACATCAGTCGTGGGCGAGTCATACGAACAATCTGCTGGTGAAGTTCCCGCAGTTTGATGAGACACCGTGGGTGAAGATGCCGGAGAAATATGAATGGCCAAATGAAGACGGCCTGTATTGTAAAAGTTATTGTCCGCTGCACCCGGATGTACATGCGGTGGTGTTCAAACTGATGGATGAGCTGTGTGATGTATTTGAGAGTAAGTCTTATCATGCCGGACTGGACGAAGTGTTTTATATTGGCGAGGCGAAATGTCCGCGCTGCGGAGGTCGCGACAAGGCGGAGCTGTTTGCAGGAGAAGTGACCCGCATGCGTAATCACCTGGCCGAAAAGGGCAGGACGCTGTGGATCTGGGGTGATCGCCTGATAGACGGTAAGACGACCGGTATCGGTATGTGGGAAGGCAGTTTGAATAATACCTACCGTGCTATTGATATGATCCCGAAGGATGTGATGATCTGTGACTGGCATTACGACCGTGCGGATAAGACGCCGGTATATTTCGCCATGAAAGGACTGAGTGTGATCACCTGTCCGTGGAGAAAACCGGCATTTGCTTCTCAGCAGGTAAAGGATATGCTGGAATATCGTGCCTCAGCAACAGGTGTTATGAAAGAACGTTATCAGGGAATGATGCAGACAGTATGGTCAGGTGCGGAGGATTTTATGGAGGAATATTATGGCAGGAAAGCACCAAGAGCCGATCAGTCCGGAAAGCCTGTGGATACGCTTAATACGCAAAGCCGTTGCTTCCGTCAATTATTTGCGGATATCAACAGGGCGGCACTGTAA
- a CDS encoding PKD domain-containing protein, translated as MQIKKLLWLTVILAAFFSCKKDENGPDDVTIALSFEKDTVIGLNASVTITAIPSGNAQITHQWKVNDSIYATTAALVFRAPGAGVYMITYTGKIAERSYTHFLKVTVAPRIRPVTGSSSRFINKIFTYAPAPGQFINESAGTADGAATIIGGRSGLVSLGAYGGYIVFGFDHSVVNKAGADLALYGNPLPAPRAWSEPGIVMVSQDINENGLPDDPWYELAGSEYSKPAVTIRNYRIVYYNPKATAGVTWKDNQGRNGAVEINAAHNHSYYPSFAANQDSLVFEGTLLPSTFTLQDGIYVNQPFAWGYADNYATDAQKDPYATNTYNAFDLSWAVNEDGNPVVLPAIDFVKVYTGQNEKGYNIMGEVSTEISGASDLNMK; from the coding sequence ATGCAGATTAAGAAACTCTTGTGGCTGACAGTGATCCTGGCAGCCTTTTTTTCCTGTAAGAAAGACGAGAACGGACCAGATGATGTCACGATTGCCCTGTCTTTCGAAAAGGACACTGTGATCGGGTTAAATGCATCAGTGACCATCACCGCCATCCCTTCCGGTAATGCGCAGATCACACATCAGTGGAAGGTCAACGACTCCATATACGCTACTACCGCTGCACTGGTATTCAGGGCGCCGGGAGCGGGTGTCTATATGATCACCTACACAGGTAAGATCGCGGAGAGGAGTTATACCCATTTCCTGAAAGTGACGGTAGCTCCCAGGATCAGACCCGTAACAGGCAGCAGCAGCCGGTTTATCAACAAGATCTTTACCTATGCGCCGGCGCCCGGACAGTTTATCAATGAGAGCGCAGGTACTGCGGACGGTGCAGCGACTATTATTGGTGGCAGAAGCGGACTGGTATCGCTGGGTGCGTATGGTGGGTATATCGTCTTTGGATTTGATCATTCAGTAGTGAATAAGGCAGGAGCAGACCTGGCGCTCTATGGCAATCCGTTACCTGCGCCGAGAGCCTGGTCAGAGCCAGGCATTGTGATGGTGAGCCAGGATATTAATGAGAACGGGCTGCCGGACGATCCATGGTATGAGCTGGCCGGCAGTGAATACAGTAAGCCCGCTGTCACTATCAGAAACTACCGTATTGTGTATTATAATCCGAAAGCAACGGCGGGTGTCACCTGGAAGGATAACCAGGGACGTAACGGAGCAGTAGAGATCAATGCCGCGCATAATCATTCGTATTATCCGTCATTTGCAGCAAACCAGGATTCGCTTGTATTTGAAGGTACCTTGCTGCCATCAACATTTACTTTACAGGACGGTATTTATGTCAATCAGCCTTTCGCCTGGGGGTATGCAGATAACTATGCTACAGATGCACAGAAAGACCCGTATGCGACCAATACCTATAATGCGTTTGACCTGTCATGGGCGGTGAATGAAGATGGTAATCCAGTGGTATTACCGGCTATCGATTTTGTGAAAGTGTATACTGGTCAGAATGAGAAAGGTTATAATATTATGGGAGAAGTGTCTACAGAGATCAGTGGAGCGTCCGATCTGAATATGAAATAA
- a CDS encoding DUF5074 domain-containing protein, producing MSKYLSYHHVLLLLTLSAMVVLGACRKGTGVIPGEETQVGEPDTLRNGFYLLNEGNMGMNLATLDYYDRGTGVYKSNIYSEINPTATKEMGDVGNDISIYGSKLYAVINMSDKVEVLDVHSAKRIGQITIRNCRYITFYKGKAYISSYAAALDDASAGAGFIAEVDTATLQILRTVTVGRQPEEMAIVGDKLYIANSGGYSPPRYERTVSVVDMNTFTEVKRIDVAINLHRVKADKYGDIYVTSRGDRYNIRAKLYVIDSKKDIVKDSFALAASNLSIAGDSAYVCSVDWNYINNNNTVSYAIINVKDETKVTDNFITDGTDKQIKTPYGIAVDPENGDVYVTDGKEYLLPGTLYCFSKAGKKKWSVTTGNIPAHFAFIPR from the coding sequence ATGTCGAAGTATTTATCATATCATCACGTGTTGTTGCTGCTGACACTGTCAGCAATGGTGGTTTTAGGGGCCTGCCGTAAAGGCACAGGAGTGATACCGGGAGAAGAAACACAGGTAGGTGAGCCTGATACCCTGCGCAATGGATTCTACCTCCTTAATGAGGGGAACATGGGTATGAACCTCGCTACGCTGGATTACTATGACCGTGGTACCGGTGTGTATAAAAGTAATATCTATAGTGAGATCAATCCTACAGCGACAAAGGAAATGGGCGATGTGGGCAATGATATCAGTATCTATGGCAGTAAGCTGTATGCCGTGATCAATATGTCGGATAAGGTAGAAGTGCTCGATGTACATTCCGCCAAACGGATCGGACAGATCACCATTCGTAACTGCCGCTATATTACCTTTTATAAGGGCAAAGCGTACATTAGTTCATATGCCGCTGCTTTGGACGATGCCAGCGCAGGAGCAGGTTTTATCGCGGAAGTGGATACTGCGACCCTGCAGATACTGCGTACCGTGACCGTGGGCCGTCAGCCGGAAGAAATGGCTATTGTGGGTGATAAACTCTATATTGCTAATTCCGGAGGTTATAGTCCGCCACGATACGAGCGTACGGTGTCCGTAGTGGACATGAATACTTTCACGGAGGTCAAACGTATTGACGTGGCGATCAACCTGCACAGGGTGAAAGCTGATAAATATGGCGATATATATGTGACTTCCAGGGGCGACCGTTACAACATACGTGCTAAGCTATATGTAATAGACAGTAAGAAGGATATTGTTAAAGACTCTTTTGCACTCGCCGCCAGTAATCTATCAATAGCTGGCGATTCGGCCTATGTATGCAGTGTGGACTGGAACTATATTAACAATAACAACACCGTGAGCTACGCGATCATCAACGTAAAAGATGAAACGAAGGTGACCGACAATTTTATTACAGACGGGACAGATAAACAGATTAAAACCCCTTATGGCATAGCGGTAGATCCGGAGAATGGAGATGTCTATGTTACAGATGGGAAGGAGTATCTGTTACCCGGTACCCTTTACTGCTTCAGCAAAGCAGGAAAGAAAAAATGGAGTGTGACCACGGGAAATATACCAGCGCATTTTGCTTTTATACCCAGATAA
- a CDS encoding TonB-dependent receptor produces the protein MAVRLYIFILLLASGFQLSAQDTAVTRMLQGVTIFSNKNNSVSPVQTLSGVALEKMNSLSVADAVRFFSGVQLKDYGGLGGLKTINVRSMGTNHVGVFYDGIQLGNAQNGTVDLGRFSLDNIEQIDLYNAQKGTILQPAKGFAAASSIYLQSRKPVFATGETTHGKVSLKTGSFGLFNPAVRIEQKLSDRLSAVVSSEWTHGHGRYRFRYTNGAYDTTAVRQNAGIDAARVEAGLYGQLKDSSTWNAKVYYYNSTRGLPGAIVSNKFLNGQHQWDRNLFVQASYNRKFSKRYTMLLSAKYMYDYVRYLDTSIIADYGALMNRYRQHEYYISAANQYKVTSFWDVALSADFQLNEMTAVNLDHFAIPTRYTTLAAAATNLHLGQVDIQGNVLATFINEQTKLYNSGRDYQALRPTILVSWQPFHQQDLKLRAFYKSIFRMPTFNDMYYSTVGNPDLRPEHTKQYNIGLGYARNTGKFIQFFSLQADAYYSHVKDKIVAAPGRNFQWMMQNIGGVDIYGADASIQLSPALLKSVQTDFSVKYTYQQALDVSNPEEVNYKDQIAYVPVHSGSFIAHASWHKWDINYSFIYVGERYFLNTNIPMYYVEPWYTSDLSVSTSFLYKHKLIKLTGELNNVFNQYYDVVINYPMPGRYYRLTASINF, from the coding sequence TTGGCCGTTCGGTTATACATATTCATCCTTTTACTGGCGTCCGGATTTCAGCTTTCCGCCCAGGATACTGCTGTCACGCGCATGTTGCAGGGCGTTACCATCTTCTCCAATAAGAATAATTCAGTATCTCCCGTACAGACGCTGAGCGGTGTGGCGCTCGAGAAGATGAATAGTTTATCTGTAGCGGATGCTGTGCGCTTCTTTTCTGGCGTGCAGCTGAAGGATTATGGTGGGCTCGGAGGGCTGAAGACGATCAACGTGCGTAGTATGGGAACGAACCACGTGGGCGTATTCTATGACGGTATACAGTTAGGTAACGCGCAGAACGGCACCGTAGACCTGGGCCGCTTCTCACTCGATAACATTGAACAGATAGATCTGTATAATGCACAGAAAGGAACGATCCTCCAGCCGGCGAAGGGGTTTGCTGCCGCTTCTTCTATCTACCTGCAATCCCGTAAACCGGTATTTGCAACAGGAGAAACAACACATGGGAAGGTGTCACTTAAAACCGGTTCCTTCGGATTGTTCAATCCCGCTGTAAGAATAGAACAAAAACTGTCTGACAGGCTCTCCGCCGTTGTGAGCAGTGAATGGACACATGGTCACGGAAGATATAGGTTCAGGTATACCAATGGTGCCTATGATACCACGGCAGTCAGACAAAACGCCGGTATCGACGCTGCCCGTGTGGAAGCCGGCCTGTATGGTCAGCTCAAAGATAGCAGTACATGGAATGCGAAAGTCTATTACTATAACTCTACCCGTGGATTGCCGGGCGCCATCGTCAGTAATAAGTTCCTGAACGGTCAGCACCAGTGGGACCGGAACCTGTTTGTACAAGCCTCCTACAACAGGAAATTCAGTAAGCGGTATACGATGCTGCTCAGTGCCAAGTATATGTATGATTACGTCCGCTACCTGGATACATCAATCATTGCAGACTATGGTGCACTCATGAACCGCTACCGCCAGCATGAGTACTATATCTCTGCAGCCAATCAATATAAGGTCACCAGCTTCTGGGATGTCGCACTATCGGCCGACTTCCAGCTGAACGAGATGACCGCTGTTAACCTTGACCATTTTGCCATCCCTACGCGTTATACCACCCTGGCCGCCGCAGCGACAAACCTGCATCTGGGACAGGTAGACATACAGGGCAATGTGCTGGCTACGTTTATCAATGAACAGACGAAACTATATAACTCCGGCAGGGACTATCAGGCACTGCGACCAACTATACTCGTGTCCTGGCAGCCATTCCATCAGCAAGACCTGAAACTGCGTGCATTCTACAAGAGCATCTTCCGGATGCCTACTTTCAACGATATGTATTACAGTACTGTAGGTAATCCTGACCTGCGTCCGGAGCATACAAAACAATATAACATAGGCCTGGGATACGCCCGCAATACCGGGAAATTCATACAGTTCTTCTCCCTGCAGGCGGACGCTTATTACAGTCATGTGAAAGATAAGATCGTAGCGGCCCCCGGCCGCAACTTTCAGTGGATGATGCAGAACATCGGTGGCGTTGATATATATGGTGCAGATGCCAGTATACAGTTATCACCGGCGTTACTGAAGAGCGTGCAGACTGACTTTTCAGTGAAATATACCTATCAGCAGGCACTGGATGTATCCAATCCGGAAGAGGTCAATTACAAAGACCAGATCGCTTATGTACCTGTACACAGCGGTTCTTTCATTGCGCATGCCTCCTGGCATAAGTGGGATATTAATTATAGCTTTATATACGTGGGAGAACGTTATTTCCTGAATACCAATATTCCCATGTATTACGTGGAGCCGTGGTATACCAGCGATCTGTCAGTATCGACCAGCTTTTTATATAAGCATAAGCTGATTAAACTGACAGGAGAACTTAACAATGTTTTTAACCAGTATTATGATGTGGTGATCAACTACCCGATGCCGGGACGTTATTACCGTCTTACTGCCAGTATAAATTTCTAA
- a CDS encoding DUF5074 domain-containing protein, protein MYKNLRNWLLAGLLLAAASCKDDDVIVVPGKYENGFLIVSEGNYGTKSGDLNFYDYDKDSVYQYVYSAENAGKTLGPNTSTMQFATVFNGRLYFVGKYGAPLVVADANTLKETGRIDALPGGDGRSFVGVDDTRGLVSAVDGVYPLNLTAVTLGTAVAGITGEVTDMFKSGNYIFILSAKEGIIALNTSDYSIAKKLGTAVCGFVQSTDGSVWAASKTQLKKINPSTLAVDSITTNFPVHYNEFTYNNSSIVASTVENAVFIVSGTDRIYKYIPGNAASLTTAFITLPSGQYFYGKGIAYDKARNYLVLNSNTNLYGADVNNQVYIHNATTGALVKSKTYSGYFFPGMALFNK, encoded by the coding sequence ATGTATAAAAATCTACGCAACTGGTTATTGGCTGGTCTGCTGCTGGCAGCCGCTTCCTGTAAGGATGATGATGTGATCGTGGTCCCCGGAAAATACGAGAACGGCTTCCTGATCGTATCCGAAGGTAACTACGGTACGAAATCCGGAGACCTGAACTTCTATGACTACGACAAGGATTCCGTTTACCAGTATGTATACTCTGCCGAGAATGCCGGTAAGACATTAGGTCCCAATACCTCTACCATGCAGTTCGCAACCGTATTTAATGGCAGACTGTATTTCGTTGGTAAATATGGCGCTCCGCTGGTAGTGGCTGATGCCAATACGTTAAAAGAAACCGGCCGTATTGACGCGCTGCCGGGTGGTGATGGCCGTTCCTTCGTTGGTGTTGATGATACAAGAGGTCTTGTAAGTGCGGTGGATGGTGTATATCCGCTGAACCTGACTGCTGTTACCCTGGGTACCGCCGTTGCTGGTATCACCGGAGAAGTGACCGACATGTTTAAAAGCGGTAATTATATATTTATCCTGTCTGCTAAAGAAGGGATCATTGCACTCAATACCAGTGATTACAGCATCGCAAAAAAACTGGGTACCGCTGTATGCGGGTTCGTGCAAAGCACAGATGGCAGTGTATGGGCGGCTTCCAAAACACAGCTGAAGAAGATCAATCCGTCTACACTGGCGGTAGATAGTATCACGACCAATTTCCCTGTTCATTATAACGAGTTCACTTATAACAACAGTTCCATCGTTGCATCTACTGTGGAGAACGCGGTCTTCATTGTATCAGGTACAGACAGGATCTATAAATATATTCCGGGTAATGCTGCGTCATTGACAACCGCATTTATCACACTGCCTTCAGGTCAGTATTTTTATGGAAAGGGGATCGCTTATGACAAGGCAAGGAACTACCTGGTCCTGAATAGTAACACGAACCTGTATGGTGCCGATGTCAATAACCAGGTTTATATACATAATGCGACGACAGGCGCGCTGGTGAAGAGTAAGACTTATAGCGGCTACTTCTTCCCCGGTATGGCGCTGTTTAATAAATAA